One Microplitis mediator isolate UGA2020A chromosome 3, iyMicMedi2.1, whole genome shotgun sequence DNA segment encodes these proteins:
- the LOC130665144 gene encoding proteasome subunit beta type-4, whose translation MAFQKSDMFSPAPFWHNGPAPGAIYNFPGRLINAEFGGIQRSQSPVTTGTSVVGVQFKDGVMIAADILASYGSLARYRNVKRVMKVNDNIVLGAGGDYADFQYLENIIKQKILEEQCLDDGFTLKPKSLHCWLTRVLYNQRSKFDPLWNNFIIAGIEDGKPFMGTVDKLGTAYVDPVIATGYGAYMATPLLRNAWEANKEMSEEEAAALLHKCMEVLYMRDARSFPKYELGIITKEKGVEVRGPINNKGFWEVATMDKPIEYES comes from the exons ATGGCATTTCAAAAAAGTGATATGTTTTCTCCAGCACCTTTTTGGCATAATGGACCAGCTCCAGGagcaatttacaattttcctGGTAGATTAATTAATGCCGAATTCGGTGGCATTCAAAGATCACA ATCTCCAGTGACAACTGGAACTTCAGTTGTCGGTGTACAATTCAAAGATGGTGTAATGATTGCTGCTGATATTCTAGCATCTTACGGATCTCTAGCAAGATACAGAAACGTTAAAAGAGTTATGAAAGTAAATGACAACATTGTATTGGGTGCTGGTGGTGATTATGCTGATTTTCAGTACCTTGAGAATataatcaaacaaaaaat tcttGAAGAACAATGTCTAGATGATGGATTCACACTTAAACCAAAATCTCTTCACTGCTGGTTAACTCGTGTGCTGTATAATCAGAGATCTAAATTTGATCCGCtatggaataattttattatcgcTGGAATTGAAGATGGAAAACC ATTCATGGGAACAGTAGACAAACTTGGTACAGCTTACGTTGATCCAGTTATTGCAACTGGTTACGGTGCTTACATGGCTACACCTTTACTCCGTAATGCCTGGGAAGCCAATAAAGAAATGAGTGAAGAAGAAGCTGCTGCATTACTTCATAAGTGTATGGAAGTTCTTTATATGAGAGATGCTCGATCATTTCCAAAA taTGAACTTGGTATCATCACAAAAGAAAAAGGTGTAGAAGTACGGGGACCAATTAACAATAAAGGATTTTGGGAAGTTGCTACCATGGATAAGCCAATAGAATATGAATcttaa
- the LOC130665142 gene encoding aminopeptidase N-like, which yields MSKLNYRIPFLTKLSNNIDGYGVVPSHYNIKLVPHVRENEVTFDGEVSIDFKNLNVRSSLKLNAKNLGIVENVILKNDDETYKSTDYNITTVNTKHILTINFDREIAVGVYNLNIHYKGQVNESIEVLKSASYFDKSGKRQWMLLSDFETEGIQEVFPCWKDEWCHTKFEFSIKHNKEYRALSNAPVKEIITADDPNSVWTIFEKTPTFSPNHFAFVVGNLEYLSAHDDDPFKLWLPKNTIDLENNDIKIVNKLWKALENVTGVTHKEHKYSKLDVVVLPEFIKMKKRNWGLCIVNDVSIGLKENIDKMEKVDTITDVAISMIDHWFGGLVTSVNYHEKPSNYRLRFYLAESIVDKIDKTWHSVDRFINKQGQEGNWTEFYNDYLSRTIEYVLGKDNFRTAIRNYILNNESKDEIVSELHDEIVKVSGDMKETMKKVLENWNTCSSFPTVTVTRNYESNRAIVTQARFLDNPESDWRYWVPLNWATQDDSNFENTSVAQWYDGVSMEIEIPVTVPSDRWIILNKQNFGTYRVNYDEKNWKLIINYLKTNDYSKIHRFNRIQLINDAFTIADWGFLDYSIPLELAEYLTHETEFGPWAAFLHHIEKLYYESPIRGSAYYDNFKKYVLKLTDELEKRIVLSDEANDDFTTRLLRISLVNVLCISGSSVCGNYALTKLKNWLEDPNKHPISADMKVVILNSGIRFADEDTWNKLWEKYKLSLQDPKNKKISAYDMSKYEFNKEEELLNALGCIPNDELLNKFITMIMRDVIEDVDPLVFLKNFNLLNDKAPDAILDFIESKPTKADGTPLLSEELIFDIVQSLASFIITDDQLQKFKQLFSEYDNDKYLIAEEDMDFTDKYFSESKEKLNQIKRFFETIN from the exons ATGTCAAAGCTAAATTATAGAATTCCGTTTCTAAcgaaattatcaaataatatcGACGGCTATGGGGTAGTACCAAGTCATTATAACATAAAATTGGTACCGCATGTCCGAGAAAATGAGGTCACTTTTGATGGTGAAGTTtccatagattttaaaaatttaaatgtaagaAGTTCGTTAAAATTGAACGCTAAAAATTTGGGAATTGTTGAAAatgttattttgaaaaatgatgaTGAAACTTATAAGTCAACCGATTATAACATTACTACTGTTAATACTAAGCATAtattaactataaatttcGATAGAGAAATTGCTGTAggagtttataatttaaatattcattataaaGGTCAAGTTAACGAAAGTATCGAAGTTTTGAAAAGTGCTTcttattttgataaatctgGAAAAAGACA ATGGATGTTACTGAGTGATTTTGAAACTGAAGGTATTCAAGAAGTGTTTCCATGCTGGAAAGATGAATGGTGTCACacaaaattcgaattttccaTTAAGCATAATAAAGAATACAGAGCATTATCTAATGCGCCGGTCAAAGAAATAATAACAGCAGACGATCCGAATTCAGTGTggacgatttttgaaaaaactccAACTTTCTCTCCTAATCACTTTGCTTTTGTTGTCGGAAATTTAGAATATTTGTCTGCACACGATGATGATCCGTTCAAACTGTGGCTCCCTAAAAATACAAttgatttggaaaataatgatattaaaatcGTGAACAAATTGTGGAAAGCATTAGAAAATGTGACCGGTGTAACTCATAAAGAGCACAAATACAGTAAATTGGATGTCGTTGTTTTGccagaatttattaaaatgaaaaaacgcAACTGGGGACTCTGTATTGTTAA TGATGTGAGTATTGGATTGAAagaaaatatcgataaaatggAAAAAGTTGATACAATTACCGATGTAGCTATTTCAATGATTGATCATTGGTTTGGCGGACTTGTTACAAGTGTTAATTATCACGAAAAACCCTCAAATTATCGCCTTCGTTTCTATTTAGCTGAATCTATAGTTGACAAG ATTGATAAAACGTGGCATTCTGTTgatcgatttattaataaacaaggACAAGAAGGAAATTGGACTGAATTTTACA acgACTATCTCTCGCGTACAATTGAATATGTTTTGGGTAAAGACAACTTTAGAACAGCTATAAGAAATTACATATTAAATAA CGAGTCTAAAGATGAGATAGTTAGCGAGCTTCACGACGAAATTGTAAAAGTATCTGGAGACATGAAAGAAactatgaaaaaagttttagaaaACTGGAATACTTGTTCATCGTTCCCCACAGTTACAGTTACTCGTAATTATGAATCAAATAGAGCGATCGTTACACAAGCACGATTTTTAGATAATCCGGAGTCGGATTGGAGATATTGGGTTCCATTGAATTGGGCGACTCAAGACGattctaattttgaaaatacttCGGTAGCTCAATGGTATGATGGTGTTTCTATGGAAATTGAAATTCCTGTTACCGTTCCGAGTGACCGttggataattttaaataaacagaaTTTTG GTACATATCGCGTCaattatgatgaaaaaaattggaaactgataataaattatctcaaAACTAAtgattactcaaaaattcaTCGCTTCAATCGTATTCAGCTGATTAACGATGCATTTACGATTGCTGATTGGGGATTTCTTGATTATAGTATACCTTTAGAATTAGCGGAGTATCTAACTCACGAAACAGAATTCGGTCCATGGGCAGCATTTTTGCATCACATTGAAAAGTTATATTATGAATCACCAATACGTGGCTCCGCATACTATGATAATTTCAAG aaATATGTTTTGAAACTGACTGATGAATTAGAAAAGCGAATTGTACTTTCGGATGAAGCCAATGATGATTTCACTACGCGGCTTTTGAGAATTTCTTTAGTGAATGTGCTTTGCATTTCCGGCTCGAGTGTTTGCGGAAATTACGCCCTTACCAAACTGAAAAATTGGCTTGAGGATCCTAATAAACATcc GATTTCTGCAGACATGAAAGTTGTGATTCTTAATAGCGGAATACGCTTTGCAGATGAAGACACTTGGAATAAATTAtgggaaaaatataaactaagTTTACAAGAtcccaaaaacaaaaaaatttcagcttaTGATATGAGCAAATATGAATTCAATAAAGAAGAAGAACTTCTTAATGCTCTAGGTTGTATTCCAAATGATGAATTACTTAATAAGTTTATAACAATGATCATGAGAGATGTTATAGAGGATGTGGATCCATTagtatttctaaaaaatttcaatcttttGAATGACAAAGCCCCCGACGCTATTTTGGACTTCATTGAATCCAAACCTACTAAAGCCGATGGAAc tccttTGCTTTCTGaagaattaatatttgatattgtTCAAAGTCTTGCATCCTTCATAATAACTGATGATCAGCtacaaaaa ttCAAACAGTTGTTTTCTGAATacgataatgataaatatttaattgccgAAGAGGATATGGACTTTACTGATAAATATTTCTCCGaatccaaagaaaaattaaatcaaatcaaAAGATTTTTTGAGACCATAAATTGA
- the LOC130665143 gene encoding methionine aminopeptidase 1D, mitochondrial yields MFKKTLFIQTPPIRHLFKEVFEKINPFKKKVHERILIDNEFGKYEAVWPWDVTYKKREFPSYIRLPKYASSSYGMPEHVDMDHIEIKDDRQIECMRKSCALAKKILNSVGPLIKQGVTTECIDEAVHEMIVSHGAYPSPLNYLRYPKSICTSVNNIACHGIPDNRPLVNGDILNVDITVYLDGYHGDCSTMFAVGNIDSHAKKLIETTKNCLDAAISICKPNEDFKTIGSTIEKLANENGFSVIPAFCGHGIGSYFHGPPDIYHFENQHPGKMMPGMTFTIEPLLSQGGQQIAILEDTWTAVTGDFSRTAQFEHTILITDDGCEILTL; encoded by the exons atgtttaaaaaaacattatttattcaaactcCTCCCATCAGACATTTATTCAAAGAAGTTTTTGAAAAG ATAAATCCATTTAAGAAAAAAGTACACGAGCgtatattaattgataatgaatTCGGAAAATATGAAGCTGTTTGGCCTTGGGATGTTACATACAAAAAAAGAGAATTTCCAAGCTATATAAGATTACCTAAATATGCATCATCTTCATACGGTATGCCTGAGCATGTTGATATGGATCATATTGAAATTAAAGACGATCGGCAAATCGAGTGTATGAGAAAAAGTTGCGCattagctaaaaaaattttgaacagcGTTGGACCCTTAATTAAG CAAGGAGTAACAACTGAATGTATCGATGAAGCAGTACATGAAATGATTGTATCACACGGTGCTTACCCAAGtcctttaaattatttacgttATCCAAAATCAATTTGTAcaagtgtaaataatattGCGTGTCATGGAATTCCTGATAATAGACCACTTGTGAACGGCGACATTCTCAATGTTGATATTACg gtATATTTAGATGGATATCACGGTGATTGTTCAACGATGTTTGCTGTTGGAAATATTGATAGCCATGCTAAAAAACTTATTGAAACtacaaaaaattgtcttgaTGCTGCTATTAGTATTTGCAAACCAAATGAAGATTTTAAAACCATAG GTTCTACTATTGAAAAGTTAGCAAATGAAAATGGTTTTTCAGTTATTCCAGCGTTTTGTGGTCATGGGATTGGAAGTTATTTTCATGGACCTCCGGATATTTATCATTtcg aaAATCAGCATCCTGGTAAAATGATGCCAGGGATGACATTTACAATAGAACCCCTATTAAGTCAAGGTGGCCAACAAATTGCTATTCTTGAAGATACATGGACAGCAGTGACTGGTGATTTTTCAAGAACAGCACAATTTGAACATACGATTTTAATAACAGACGATGGCTGTGAAATCCTTACATTGtaa